From Rudanella lutea DSM 19387, a single genomic window includes:
- a CDS encoding helix-turn-helix domain-containing protein, producing the protein MSFYFSAYSSPLLFGFLQAWIYAVLLWIRGRREERLSDVLLGWVLVGMAFNIWEYMLGFGGIEILWRELEFFPRTLGYLFPVLCCFYLKTQFNADFRFSRRDIWHAVPFLIQLTYHLVVFAQGAAFVRYWEAQVHDPYHIGEVEFWLGIIIDLYYLYLAIQLYRQYREWIKNQFSETDSISFRWFRNFLIALTLATFLGYLMDGLSVALNLNFWQNWWDELAKVVLIYYVSINGYAQIQPGRRLTFQTPDIAPTLVTLSSDYAPTLTAESGTERQPEPSVVPLLPDDLLPLRNRLLDFMNAEKPYLEPDLSLTDLARRMHTNPVVLSQVINTGVGKNFNDFVNEYRVEEFKRQLLNPANTHLSFLGLALDCGFNSKATFNRAFRKFTGTSPKEFAQQ; encoded by the coding sequence ATGTCGTTTTACTTTTCTGCCTACTCCAGCCCATTGCTGTTTGGTTTTTTGCAAGCCTGGATCTATGCCGTTTTACTTTGGATTCGGGGTCGGCGAGAGGAGCGCTTGTCCGACGTGCTGCTGGGCTGGGTACTGGTAGGCATGGCGTTTAACATTTGGGAGTACATGCTGGGTTTTGGGGGTATCGAAATTCTCTGGCGTGAGCTGGAGTTTTTCCCCCGAACGCTGGGCTACCTGTTTCCGGTGCTGTGCTGTTTTTATCTCAAAACGCAGTTTAACGCCGATTTTCGGTTTTCCCGGCGCGACATTTGGCATGCCGTACCCTTTCTGATTCAACTGACGTATCACCTCGTTGTGTTTGCTCAGGGAGCAGCGTTCGTACGATACTGGGAAGCCCAGGTTCATGACCCGTACCATATCGGCGAAGTGGAGTTCTGGCTGGGTATAATCATTGATCTATACTACTTATACCTGGCGATACAACTTTACCGCCAATATCGGGAGTGGATTAAGAACCAGTTTTCCGAAACCGACTCCATCAGTTTTCGTTGGTTCCGCAACTTTCTGATTGCGCTCACACTGGCTACGTTTTTGGGTTATTTGATGGATGGCTTAAGTGTGGCTTTGAATCTGAATTTCTGGCAGAACTGGTGGGATGAACTCGCCAAAGTGGTGCTAATTTACTACGTTAGCATTAACGGCTATGCGCAAATACAACCGGGTCGGCGGCTCACGTTCCAAACGCCTGACATTGCCCCTACACTAGTGACGCTTTCATCAGACTACGCTCCCACGCTCACTGCCGAATCTGGTACGGAGCGTCAGCCCGAGCCGAGCGTAGTACCCTTGCTTCCCGATGACCTGCTTCCGCTGCGCAATAGGTTACTCGATTTCATGAACGCTGAAAAACCTTATCTCGAACCTGACCTTTCCCTAACCGACCTGGCCCGGCGTATGCACACCAATCCGGTCGTGCTGTCGCAGGTGATCAACACGGGGGTGGGCAAGAACTTTAATGATTTTGTGAATGAGTACCGCGTTGAGGAGTTCAAGCGGCAGCTGCTCAATCCGGCCAACACGCATTTGAGTTTTCTGGGGTTGGCGCTCGACTGCGGATTCAATTCGAAGGCCACGTTCAACCGGGCGTTTCGGAAGTTTACGGGCACCTCACCAAAGGAGTTTGCCCAGCAATAA
- a CDS encoding DUF3817 domain-containing protein: protein MFDLLKSQLGRLRILAFLEGVSFLLLIGVGMPLKYAYAMPMPNRIIGMAHGLLFVLYVLLVIQCGIEYRWSWRKTGLALLASIIPLGTFWADARLFRHPNQTL, encoded by the coding sequence ATGTTCGACCTGTTGAAATCCCAACTGGGGCGTCTCCGTATTCTGGCCTTCCTCGAAGGTGTTTCGTTTCTGTTGCTGATCGGTGTAGGTATGCCCCTCAAATACGCCTACGCTATGCCCATGCCCAACCGCATTATCGGTATGGCACACGGGCTGCTTTTTGTTCTGTACGTATTACTCGTGATTCAGTGCGGCATTGAATATCGCTGGAGCTGGCGCAAAACCGGCCTGGCCCTATTGGCTTCGATTATTCCGCTGGGTACGTTCTGGGCAGACGCCCGGCTGTTTCGCCATCCAAACCAAACCCTCTAA
- a CDS encoding fasciclin domain-containing protein: MKAIIKSVFAALTLLAVSTSVQAQAPKTVGGAPMYPTKNIIENAVNSKDHTTLVAAVKAAGLVETLQGAGPFTVFAPTDKAFGKLPAGTVETLVKPENKGTLTGILTYHVVAGKVDSKALAKQIKDGNGSATLKTVAGGTLTAKMKGKGIEIVDEKGGSAMVDIADVYQSNGVIHTIDTVLMPK, encoded by the coding sequence ATGAAAGCGATCATAAAATCAGTTTTTGCCGCATTGACTCTTCTGGCCGTATCAACTTCTGTTCAGGCACAGGCTCCCAAAACAGTAGGTGGCGCCCCGATGTACCCGACGAAGAACATCATTGAGAACGCCGTTAATTCAAAAGATCACACCACACTGGTAGCCGCTGTAAAAGCTGCTGGTCTGGTTGAGACATTGCAAGGGGCTGGTCCGTTCACCGTATTCGCACCGACCGACAAGGCATTTGGTAAACTGCCCGCTGGCACCGTTGAGACGTTGGTGAAGCCTGAGAACAAAGGCACCCTGACCGGTATTCTGACGTACCACGTGGTAGCTGGCAAGGTTGACAGCAAGGCGTTGGCCAAACAAATTAAAGACGGCAACGGCTCGGCTACGCTGAAGACCGTAGCTGGTGGCACCCTGACGGCCAAAATGAAAGGCAAGGGTATTGAAATTGTTGACGAGAAAGGTGGTTCAGCTATGGTCGACATCGCCGATGTGTATCAGTCAAACGGCGTGATTCACACGATCGATACCGTGCTGATGCCTAAATAA
- a CDS encoding SDR family oxidoreductase, giving the protein MDVTNKVVLISGASRGIGRATALLLAQKGAWVVATARNAQDLKSLELEHPGIVAVPGDVANEADMATVVQTALDRFGKIDVVINNAGYGVFKNVDELTVTEWDELMATNVKGTFVLTKAALPTLKAQGSGHVVVVASDVAKRTFAGGSLYTASKYAQEAFMGALRKEVRSFGIKVTGVYSGLVDSHFHAKGHGHETSKNWLKNEDMAESMLFLISRPAHVVVDEFMIHPLSQEY; this is encoded by the coding sequence ATGGATGTAACAAACAAAGTTGTACTTATTTCGGGGGCCTCCCGTGGTATCGGACGCGCTACGGCTCTGTTGCTGGCCCAGAAAGGGGCATGGGTAGTGGCTACCGCCCGCAACGCCCAGGACCTGAAATCGCTCGAATTAGAGCACCCCGGCATTGTGGCCGTTCCCGGCGACGTAGCCAACGAGGCCGACATGGCAACGGTAGTCCAAACGGCCCTTGATCGCTTTGGGAAAATCGACGTAGTCATTAACAACGCAGGCTACGGCGTCTTCAAAAATGTGGACGAGCTGACCGTAACCGAGTGGGACGAACTGATGGCCACAAACGTGAAAGGCACGTTTGTTCTTACCAAAGCTGCTTTGCCCACGCTGAAAGCACAGGGCTCGGGTCATGTGGTGGTGGTAGCCTCCGATGTAGCCAAGCGCACCTTTGCGGGCGGCTCGCTGTACACGGCGAGTAAGTACGCGCAGGAGGCCTTTATGGGGGCCCTCCGGAAAGAGGTGCGGTCGTTTGGTATCAAAGTGACGGGGGTGTACTCGGGCCTGGTCGACTCGCATTTTCATGCCAAAGGGCACGGGCACGAAACCTCGAAAAACTGGCTTAAGAACGAAGACATGGCCGAGTCAATGCTGTTTCTCATCAGCCGCCCGGCCCACGTTGTGGTCGATGAGTTTATGATTCACCCGCTGTCGCAGGAGTATTAG
- a CDS encoding pyridoxamine 5'-phosphate oxidase family protein — MNPTNRTKLSRLPKRGHHDAATIYPILDAGLVCHVSYQLDGQPFLIPTAYGRIDNTVYIHGSVGSHFFRQLAQGVPVCVAVTHVDGLVLARSAFSHSVNYRSVVLFGQTRLVDDPTEAWAALERITEHLMPGRWADTRPPSASEMKKTMVLAIEIEEASAKVRTGNVNDDPEDLDLPHWAGVVPVSLQYGAPIQDPLQDASVTVPGYLTNYKRVKE; from the coding sequence ATGAATCCAACGAACCGAACCAAACTCTCGCGGCTGCCGAAGCGTGGCCATCACGATGCGGCCACTATTTACCCTATTCTCGATGCGGGGCTGGTGTGCCATGTGAGTTACCAGCTCGACGGGCAACCGTTTCTGATTCCAACCGCTTACGGCCGTATCGACAACACGGTGTACATTCACGGGTCGGTGGGGAGCCACTTTTTTCGCCAGCTGGCGCAAGGAGTGCCGGTTTGTGTGGCGGTCACGCACGTCGATGGGTTGGTGCTGGCCCGGTCGGCGTTCAGTCACTCGGTCAATTACCGGTCGGTGGTGCTGTTTGGGCAAACCCGGCTGGTTGATGACCCGACCGAAGCCTGGGCGGCCCTGGAGCGCATTACTGAGCATCTGATGCCCGGCCGTTGGGCCGATACCCGCCCACCCAGCGCAAGCGAGATGAAAAAGACGATGGTGCTGGCCATTGAAATCGAAGAGGCCTCGGCAAAGGTCCGGACTGGCAACGTCAACGATGACCCCGAAGACCTGGACTTACCACACTGGGCGGGCGTTGTACCCGTCAGCCTACAGTACGGTGCCCCGATTCAGGACCCGCTTCAGGATGCCAGTGTGACTGTGCCGGGTTATTTGACGAATTATAAAAGAGTGAAAGAGTGA
- a CDS encoding aldo/keto reductase, producing MQYRTFGRTGWQVSDIGYGMWGLAGWTGSERETVDRALDRSVELGCNFFDTAWGYGEGLSETILGDLMKRYSDKTLFAATKIPPKNRKWPSKSHFSIDDVFPADYIVEYTEKSLKNLGVDTIDLQQFHVWEDAWANRDEWKEAIQKLTQAGKVRAWGISVNRWEPDNVLSTLRTGLIDGVQVIYNIFDQAPEDNLFPLCRELGVGVIARVPFDEGTLTGTFTKETTFPAEDWRSTYFVPENLNASVDHADALKPLIPAGMTMPEMALRFILSNPDVATTIPGMRQLRNVEANCATSDAGPLDPQLLAELKGHRWDRTPTEWSQ from the coding sequence ATGCAATACAGAACCTTCGGCCGCACAGGCTGGCAAGTATCCGACATTGGCTACGGCATGTGGGGCCTCGCGGGCTGGACAGGCTCCGAGCGCGAAACCGTCGACCGCGCCCTCGACCGTTCCGTTGAACTGGGCTGCAACTTTTTCGATACCGCCTGGGGCTACGGCGAAGGCCTGAGCGAAACCATTCTGGGCGACCTCATGAAGCGGTATTCCGACAAAACCCTGTTTGCCGCGACTAAGATTCCGCCCAAAAATCGCAAGTGGCCTTCAAAATCGCACTTCTCCATTGACGATGTATTCCCGGCCGACTACATTGTGGAGTACACCGAAAAGAGCCTTAAAAACCTGGGTGTGGATACCATCGACCTGCAACAGTTTCACGTTTGGGAAGACGCCTGGGCCAACCGCGACGAGTGGAAAGAGGCCATTCAGAAACTCACCCAGGCCGGTAAGGTACGGGCCTGGGGCATTTCGGTAAACCGCTGGGAGCCCGACAATGTGCTCAGCACGCTCCGCACGGGCCTGATTGATGGCGTGCAGGTGATCTACAACATTTTTGACCAGGCTCCCGAAGACAACCTCTTCCCGCTCTGCCGCGAGTTGGGCGTGGGGGTGATTGCCCGCGTACCATTCGACGAAGGCACACTGACGGGTACGTTTACGAAAGAAACCACGTTCCCAGCCGAAGACTGGCGCTCGACCTACTTCGTCCCCGAAAACCTGAACGCCAGCGTCGACCATGCCGATGCGCTCAAACCGCTCATTCCGGCTGGCATGACCATGCCCGAAATGGCCCTGCGGTTTATTCTGAGCAACCCCGACGTGGCCACTACGATTCCGGGTATGCGGCAACTCCGCAACGTGGAAGCCAATTGCGCCACCAGCGACGCCGGCCCACTTGACCCACAACTACTGGCCGAACTGAAGGGCCACCGCTGGGACCGTACGCCCACGGAGTGGAGTCAATAG
- a CDS encoding putative quinol monooxygenase — protein sequence MLIRIVRMTFQEDQLEAFGQIFDRSKHQIRAFPGCQHLELLRDLDNPAVRITYSYWASAEALDAYRQSDLFRTTWAATKKLFADKPLAFSSERIEQVTDGQ from the coding sequence ATGCTTATTCGTATCGTTCGGATGACCTTTCAGGAAGACCAGCTGGAAGCGTTTGGGCAAATTTTTGATAGATCGAAACACCAGATTCGTGCCTTTCCGGGCTGCCAGCACCTCGAACTGTTGCGTGACCTCGATAACCCGGCCGTTCGGATCACGTACAGTTACTGGGCCTCGGCCGAAGCCCTCGATGCTTACCGACAGAGCGACCTTTTCCGGACTACCTGGGCGGCCACCAAAAAACTATTTGCCGATAAGCCCCTGGCGTTTTCGTCGGAGCGGATCGAACAGGTAACTGACGGCCAGTAG
- a CDS encoding glycosyltransferase family 2 protein, whose protein sequence is MHTPCSIACLIPFYNEGDRLLAVLDVVTRVPGLAQIVCVDDGSNDPELAQTIRQRWPRIRLLQLPDNKGKTAAIRHGLSEIRADYVLLMDADLQQMNRAELSRIVRQVRQGCPADMLILRRLRADWFVRMSRADVLLSGERIIRRADLEAVLSGPVERFQLEVAINEYMQQHQKRVCWVPWSAKNTYKTQKRGPVEGFVADAAMYASIVGHLGVASVVRQYRSFARKPLRLN, encoded by the coding sequence ATGCACACACCCTGTTCCATAGCTTGCCTGATTCCGTTTTACAACGAGGGCGACCGTCTGTTGGCGGTACTCGACGTGGTAACGCGCGTGCCGGGGCTGGCGCAGATTGTGTGTGTAGACGATGGCTCCAACGACCCCGAACTGGCTCAAACAATCCGGCAGCGTTGGCCACGCATCCGGTTGCTTCAACTGCCTGATAACAAAGGTAAAACAGCCGCCATTCGGCACGGGCTGAGCGAGATTCGGGCCGATTATGTGTTGCTGATGGATGCCGATCTTCAACAAATGAACCGGGCCGAACTAAGCCGGATTGTGCGGCAGGTGCGGCAAGGTTGCCCCGCTGATATGCTTATTCTCCGGCGGCTCCGGGCGGATTGGTTCGTGCGTATGAGCCGGGCCGATGTGCTGCTTTCGGGCGAACGAATCATCCGACGGGCCGATCTGGAAGCCGTACTGAGCGGGCCTGTGGAGCGCTTTCAGCTCGAAGTTGCCATCAACGAATACATGCAGCAGCACCAGAAGCGGGTTTGCTGGGTGCCCTGGTCAGCCAAAAACACCTACAAGACCCAGAAGCGCGGCCCCGTGGAGGGGTTCGTGGCCGATGCGGCCATGTATGCCAGCATTGTGGGGCATCTGGGAGTCGCTTCGGTCGTGCGGCAGTACCGATCTTTTGCCCGCAAGCCCCTTCGGTTGAACTAA